The genomic interval CCGGAGGAGATCGGTTCCGGGCTCGCCGCCTCCATGACGATGGGCACGGGCCAGTTCTGCGTGAAACCGGGACTCGTCCTGGTCCCGGAGGGCGCGGCGGGCGACGAGCTCCTCAAGGTGCTCGGGCAGTCCCTCGGCGAGGTCGGTGCGGGCGTGATGCTCGACAGGCGGATGCGCGAGAACTTCGTGACGGGCGTCGCCGAACGCGCGCAACTCCCGCACGTGGAGGCTCCGGTACGTCCCGGACCCGGGCCGGACGCCCACACGGTCGGCCCCGGTTTCCTGACGGCGCCCGCCGCCGTACTCGCCCAGGACCAGAGCGCGCACGCCCTGCTCCTGGAGGAGTGCTTCGGCCCGGTGACCATCGTCGCCCGGTACGCGGACCCGGCCGAGGCGCAGACCCTGCTGGCCCGCCTCCCCGGCAACCTCACGGCCACCCTCCACGTCTCGGGACCGGAGGCGGCGGGCGCCGAGGGCGACCCCGGACTTCTCGCCCGGCTGACCCCGCTGGCCGGGCGCGTCCTCGTCAACGCCTGGCCCACCGGCGTCGCCGTGGCCCCCGCCCAGCACCACGGCGGCCCCTACCCGGCGACGACCTCGACCTCCACCTCGGTCGGCACCACCGCCGCCGAACGCTGGCTGCGCCCGGTCACGTACCAGAGCACCCCGGACGCGCTCCTGCCTCCGGAGCTGCGCGAGTCCAACCCGCTGAATCTGCCCCGCGTGGTCGACGGCCTCCGGGAGGACTGACCGTCCCGAAGGCCGGGGACGGCAGCCCCTGCCCCGCGTCCGGGACCACGAGCAGGGAACCCGCCTGCGGGTGCGGGCGGCTCTGGCCGGTGCGGGCCGTGGTGACGTAGAGGTCGCGCAGGTCCGGGCCGCCGAAGGCGCAGGCGGTGGGGCGGGGCACCGGGAGGCGGATCGTACGGTCGAGGCGGCCGTCGGGGGTGTAGCGGCGGATCTGGCCGCCGTCCCACAGGGCGACCCAGACGCAGCCCTCGGCGTCGACGGTGAGTCCGTCGGGGAATCCGGCGCCGGGTTCGATCTCGACGAACGGACGTCTGCCCGTGGGGACGTGCTCCAGCGCGTCGCACACGTCGATCCGGCGGGTGGGGCTGTCGACGTAGTAGACGCGGGGGCTCAGCGGGCACCAGCCGATGCCGTTGCTGACGGTCACGGAGCCGAAGAGGACCGTGGATTCGACGGTGCCGCCGGGGTCGATGCGGACCAGGTTTCCGCCGCCGGGGGCTTCGTCGTAGCGCATCGTGCCCGCCCACAGGGAGCCGTCCGGGGCGACCGCCGCGTCGTTGCCTCGCCTGCCGGGCACCGGGTCGTGGTGCAGCCAGCGGAAGGCGCCGTCGGGGGCGTAAGTGGCCACTCCGTCACGGAGGTTGACGATCAGTCCGCCGTCGGCGGTCGGCTTGGCGGCGCCCACGTGCTGTTCGGTGGCCAGGACGGTGCGGCGGCCGGTGCCGGGGGCGTAGGTGTGGACGCGGGAGCCGAGGATGTCGACCCAGATCAGCCGATCCGTCGCCGGGTCCCAGGTGGGGCCCTCGCCGAGCGCCGCGTGCTCCCGCACCGCCGTCTCCGCACGCATACCGGTCCTCCTGTCGGTCCTCCTGCCGGTCCTCGGGGCGTGGGTCCTCGCGTGAGTGCTCACGCCTGACGGCTCCGGTGACCGAGCCGCAGCGACAGGTCGGCGGCTCCCTTGGCGGCCAACTCGGCCAGTTCCGCCTCGCGTTGCTCGCTCCAGCGGATCATCGGGACCGACACCGACAGTGCGGCGACCACCCGGCCCGCGCTGTCGCGCACGGGGGCCGCGACACAGCTGACGTCCGGGTTCGACTCGCGGTGCTCGGTGGCCAGACCTCGGGTGCGGATCGCGGCCAGGGCCTGCTGGAGGGCTTCGGGGTCGGTGATGCTGTGGGGGGTCATCGCGACGAGTTCCCGGCCGTCGATACGGGAGCGCAGTTCGGCCTCCGGCAGGGAGGCGAGCAGCATCTTGCCCACGGAGGTGCAGTGCGCGGGCAGCTTGCGGCCCGCT from Streptomyces sp. NBC_00237 carries:
- a CDS encoding SMP-30/gluconolactonase/LRE family protein, which codes for MRAETAVREHAALGEGPTWDPATDRLIWVDILGSRVHTYAPGTGRRTVLATEQHVGAAKPTADGGLIVNLRDGVATYAPDGAFRWLHHDPVPGRRGNDAAVAPDGSLWAGTMRYDEAPGGGNLVRIDPGGTVESTVLFGSVTVSNGIGWCPLSPRVYYVDSPTRRIDVCDALEHVPTGRRPFVEIEPGAGFPDGLTVDAEGCVWVALWDGGQIRRYTPDGRLDRTIRLPVPRPTACAFGGPDLRDLYVTTARTGQSRPHPQAGSLLVVPDAGQGLPSPAFGTVSPPGGRRPRGADSAGWTRAAPEAGARPGCSGT
- a CDS encoding IclR family transcriptional regulator, which translates into the protein MGRHVPAVTRALDILELFLEGDGTLSAPDITRKLGLPRTTVHELVTTLAARNYLVTVPEQQGRYRLGVRTYQLGSRYAEQLDLAAEGQQVAREVAETCDETVHVAVLEDTDVIYIAKVDSTHAVRMVSAAGRKLPAHCTSVGKMLLASLPEAELRSRIDGRELVAMTPHSITDPEALQQALAAIRTRGLATEHRESNPDVSCVAAPVRDSAGRVVAALSVSVPMIRWSEQREAELAELAAKGAADLSLRLGHRSRQA